A region from the Nocardia terpenica genome encodes:
- a CDS encoding damage-control phosphatase ARMT1 family protein, with product MTDVPPILAGVPGTFPHSVFHERHPRLIEQVIGAHPYGPAARAGLRELLAESTSGTVRPPEPGGERVAPWLEWGREMWSRPWGEVPFLWAESYFYRRLLDAVGYFGEGPWRRIDPFGPTKAAELYGRAVDDELAALDTLVDRLIDSIRDALLRSALWGNQADLGFRLTAESGTVDTRLLVDDSAALWAALERTPGATVALIADNAGRELLPDLVLADHLLTENLAGRVVVHVKPHPYYVSDATMTDLLAALRRLRDADTPQAQRVGQRLWQAMADDRLVVRAHEFFCAPLHFHDMPTDLTDELTGAAMTILKGDLNYRRLVGDRYWPPTTPFAELVRYFPTPVTALRTLKSDVVVGLSAEQVRTLDAAGENWRSSGKHALIQSNAAA from the coding sequence ATGACCGATGTGCCGCCGATTCTCGCCGGGGTTCCGGGGACCTTTCCGCACAGCGTGTTCCATGAGCGTCATCCGAGGCTGATCGAGCAGGTGATCGGTGCGCATCCGTATGGCCCGGCCGCGCGGGCGGGGCTGCGGGAGTTGCTGGCGGAGAGCACGAGCGGGACGGTGCGGCCGCCCGAGCCGGGTGGTGAGCGGGTCGCGCCGTGGCTGGAGTGGGGGCGCGAGATGTGGTCGCGGCCGTGGGGCGAGGTACCGTTCCTGTGGGCCGAAAGTTATTTCTACCGGCGGCTTCTCGACGCGGTGGGCTACTTCGGGGAGGGGCCGTGGCGGCGTATCGATCCGTTCGGGCCGACCAAGGCCGCGGAGCTGTACGGTCGCGCCGTGGACGACGAGCTGGCCGCGCTGGACACTCTCGTGGACCGGCTGATCGACAGCATCCGGGACGCGCTGCTGCGCTCGGCGCTGTGGGGTAACCAGGCGGACTTGGGTTTTCGGCTCACCGCCGAATCGGGCACGGTGGACACCCGGCTGCTCGTGGACGACAGCGCGGCGCTGTGGGCGGCGCTGGAGCGAACACCCGGGGCGACGGTGGCGCTGATCGCCGACAATGCGGGCCGCGAACTGCTACCGGATCTCGTACTGGCCGACCACCTTCTGACCGAAAACCTGGCGGGCCGGGTGGTCGTGCACGTCAAACCGCACCCGTACTACGTCTCCGATGCGACCATGACCGACCTGCTCGCGGCGCTGCGGCGGCTGCGCGACGCCGATACCCCACAGGCGCAGCGGGTCGGGCAGCGATTGTGGCAGGCGATGGCGGACGATCGCCTGGTCGTGCGCGCACACGAATTCTTCTGCGCCCCACTGCATTTTCACGACATGCCCACCGACCTGACCGACGAGCTCACCGGTGCGGCAATGACGATCCTCAAGGGCGATCTGAACTACCGGCGGCTCGTCGGCGACCGCTACTGGCCGCCGACGACACCGTTCGCCGAGCTGGTGCGCTATTTCCCCACGCCCGTCACCGCATTGCGCACGCTGAAATCCGATGTGGTGGTGGGGCTCAGCGCCGAGCAGGTCCGCACGCTGGACGCCGCGGGCGAGAACTGGCGCAGCAGTGGGAAACACGCGCTGATCCAGTCCAACGCCGCGGCGTAG
- a CDS encoding zinc-binding dehydrogenase, protein MRAVVVENFGEPKDVLTPAERPTPEPGPGQVRIAMTLSPIHNHDLAIVRGVYGYKPPLPTVPGTEAVGRVDAVGPDVTGVSAGQRVVVRGAQGAWAEYFLAEAAQLIPVPDTIPDETAAQLLSMPLSALILLDDLRVRAGDWIAVNAANGAVGRLLNALAAERGVRVLNLVRSEAAVTALRASGAEAVVSTEAADWRDAVTAATGGAPIVRVIDQVGGPAGGELLTLLAPGGELISFGAMSGERLVLNTGALIFKQAVVKGFWAARRMEEIGREATVRLIGELVAAAERGVLRLDIEAAYPLADAAEAAAASERPGRNAKIALRPA, encoded by the coding sequence ATGCGTGCGGTAGTTGTCGAGAACTTCGGCGAGCCCAAGGACGTGCTGACCCCGGCCGAGCGGCCGACGCCCGAGCCGGGCCCGGGCCAGGTGCGAATCGCCATGACGCTCAGCCCGATTCACAATCACGATCTCGCGATCGTGCGCGGCGTGTACGGCTACAAGCCGCCGCTGCCGACCGTGCCCGGCACCGAGGCGGTCGGCCGCGTCGACGCCGTCGGCCCGGACGTGACCGGCGTGAGCGCCGGGCAGCGGGTCGTCGTGCGCGGCGCGCAGGGCGCCTGGGCGGAATACTTCCTGGCCGAGGCGGCGCAACTGATTCCGGTGCCCGACACCATCCCCGACGAGACCGCGGCCCAGCTGCTGTCCATGCCGCTGAGCGCGCTGATCCTGCTCGACGATCTGCGGGTGCGGGCGGGCGACTGGATCGCGGTCAACGCCGCCAACGGCGCGGTGGGCCGGTTGCTCAACGCGCTGGCCGCCGAGCGCGGCGTGCGGGTGCTGAACCTGGTGCGGAGCGAGGCGGCGGTGACGGCGCTGCGGGCATCGGGCGCCGAGGCGGTCGTGAGCACCGAAGCCGCGGACTGGCGCGACGCCGTCACCGCGGCGACCGGCGGCGCGCCCATCGTGCGGGTGATCGACCAGGTGGGCGGCCCCGCCGGTGGCGAGCTGCTGACGCTACTGGCCCCGGGCGGTGAGCTCATCTCCTTCGGCGCGATGTCCGGTGAGCGCCTGGTCCTCAATACCGGCGCCCTGATCTTCAAACAGGCCGTGGTGAAGGGCTTCTGGGCCGCGCGGCGCATGGAGGAGATCGGACGGGAGGCCACCGTCCGACTCATCGGTGAGCTGGTGGCCGCGGCCGAACGCGGCGTCCTCCGGCTCGACATCGAGGCCGCCTACCCGCTCGCCGACGCCGCCGAGGCGGCCGCCGCGAGCGAACGGCCCGGCCGCAACGCAAAGATCGCGCTGCGTCCCGCGTAA
- a CDS encoding organic hydroperoxide resistance protein — translation MTVLYTAEALATGDGRNGHARTTDGKVDVALSIPKEMGGTGEGTNPEQLFAAGYAACFHSALRLVARQAGANVDDSAVGAKVGIGPDETGGFRLEVTLEVSLPHLAHEQAQDLADRAHQVCPYSNATRGNIDVHVVVAED, via the coding sequence ATGACGGTTCTGTACACCGCGGAGGCGCTGGCCACCGGCGACGGCCGCAACGGGCACGCCCGCACCACCGACGGCAAGGTCGATGTGGCGCTGTCGATTCCGAAGGAAATGGGCGGCACCGGCGAGGGCACCAACCCCGAGCAGCTGTTCGCCGCGGGCTACGCCGCGTGCTTCCACTCCGCGCTGCGGCTGGTCGCCCGCCAGGCCGGGGCGAACGTCGACGATTCCGCGGTCGGCGCGAAGGTCGGCATCGGCCCCGACGAGACCGGCGGCTTCCGGCTCGAGGTCACCCTCGAGGTGTCGCTGCCGCACCTGGCCCACGAGCAGGCCCAGGACCTGGCCGACCGCGCCCACCAGGTGTGCCCGTATTCCAATGCCACCCGCGGCAATATCGACGTCCACGTCGTCGTCGCCGAAGACTGA
- a CDS encoding MarR family winged helix-turn-helix transcriptional regulator has protein sequence MTDPLALEQQVCFPLYAVSRAMTSVYRPKLEALGLTYPQYLVMLVLWEHDDRSVGELCSALALDSGTLSPLLKRLEGAGYVERARAVDDERRVDVRLTERGRELRERACVIPAEMAEATGLSLEELGALRETLLRMNRALVAHTRSKEK, from the coding sequence GTGACCGATCCGTTGGCGCTCGAGCAGCAGGTGTGCTTCCCGCTCTATGCGGTTTCCCGGGCTATGACCTCGGTGTACCGGCCGAAGCTGGAGGCGTTGGGTCTTACTTATCCGCAGTATCTGGTGATGCTGGTGCTGTGGGAGCACGATGATCGCAGTGTCGGTGAGTTGTGCTCGGCGCTGGCGCTGGACTCCGGGACGTTGTCGCCGCTGCTGAAGCGGCTCGAGGGGGCCGGGTATGTGGAACGGGCGCGGGCGGTGGATGACGAGCGGCGGGTGGATGTTCGCCTGACCGAGCGGGGGCGCGAGCTGCGGGAGCGGGCGTGCGTCATTCCGGCCGAGATGGCCGAGGCCACCGGGCTGTCACTGGAAGAACTCGGTGCGCTGCGGGAGACGCTGCTGCGCATGAACCGGGCGCTGGTCGCCCACACTCGTTCGAAGGAGAAGTGA
- a CDS encoding dihydrolipoyl dehydrogenase family protein, protein MTYDVVVFGAGPVGENVADRAHAAGLSVAVVERELAGGECSYWGCIPSKALLRPVLAVADARAVDGARQAVTGRLDTPAVFARRDGFVSNWDDAGQVDWIEKHGLDFVRGHARLDGPRRVVVEAADGGTTVLLARHAVAICTGSRAAVPALPGIEEARPWTNRRATDSSAVPGRLAVVGAGPVGVEMATAWQGLGAAVTLLVRGKGLLPRMEPFAGELVADRLGAAGMDVRLGVSVRALRRPDPAGPVTLSLSDGRELEVDEVLFATGRVPNTDDIGLDTIGLTPGDWLEVTDSCQVRGPHEDWLFALGDANHRALLTHQGKYQARIVGNVLAARAAGQPVRSDPWSPHTATADTRAVPQVVFTDPEAAGVGLTAEQAERAGHRTRVVDIDLGAVAGAALYADGYRGQARMVVDQDENRLLGVTFVGPGVAELITSATIAVAAEVPLDRLWHAVPCFPTISEVWLRLLEAYRG, encoded by the coding sequence ATGACCTACGACGTGGTTGTATTCGGCGCGGGCCCGGTCGGCGAGAACGTGGCCGACCGCGCACACGCGGCGGGACTGAGCGTCGCGGTGGTGGAGCGGGAGCTGGCGGGCGGCGAATGCTCGTACTGGGGCTGCATTCCCAGCAAGGCGCTGCTGCGGCCGGTGCTCGCGGTCGCGGACGCGCGGGCGGTCGACGGGGCGCGGCAGGCGGTCACGGGTCGGCTGGACACGCCCGCGGTCTTCGCGCGGCGCGACGGCTTCGTGAGCAACTGGGACGACGCCGGGCAGGTCGACTGGATCGAGAAGCACGGCTTGGACTTCGTGCGCGGCCACGCCCGCCTGGACGGACCCCGCCGGGTCGTCGTCGAGGCGGCCGACGGCGGCACGACGGTGCTGCTCGCGCGGCACGCGGTGGCGATCTGCACCGGCAGCCGCGCCGCGGTGCCCGCGCTGCCCGGCATCGAGGAGGCGCGGCCGTGGACCAATCGCCGCGCCACCGACTCGAGCGCGGTGCCCGGCCGGTTGGCGGTGGTGGGCGCGGGACCGGTCGGCGTCGAAATGGCCACGGCCTGGCAGGGTTTGGGCGCGGCGGTGACCCTGCTGGTGCGCGGGAAGGGGTTGCTGCCGCGGATGGAGCCGTTCGCCGGGGAACTGGTCGCGGACCGGCTCGGCGCGGCGGGAATGGATGTGCGGCTGGGCGTTTCGGTGCGGGCGCTGCGCCGCCCCGACCCGGCGGGCCCGGTCACGCTGAGCCTGTCGGACGGGCGCGAGCTGGAGGTGGACGAGGTGCTGTTCGCCACCGGCCGGGTCCCCAACACCGACGACATCGGGCTCGACACCATCGGTCTCACCCCCGGCGACTGGCTCGAGGTGACCGACAGCTGTCAGGTCCGCGGCCCGCACGAGGACTGGCTGTTCGCCCTCGGCGACGCCAACCACCGTGCGCTGCTCACCCATCAGGGCAAATACCAGGCCCGCATAGTCGGCAACGTGCTCGCCGCCCGCGCGGCAGGCCAACCCGTGCGGAGCGACCCGTGGAGCCCCCACACCGCGACCGCCGACACCCGCGCGGTCCCCCAGGTCGTCTTCACCGACCCCGAGGCCGCAGGGGTGGGCCTGACCGCCGAACAGGCCGAGCGCGCCGGACACCGCACCCGCGTGGTGGACATCGACCTGGGCGCGGTAGCGGGCGCCGCCTTGTACGCCGACGGCTACCGAGGCCAAGCCCGAATGGTCGTCGACCAAGACGAAAACCGCCTCCTGGGCGTAACTTTCGTAGGCCCCGGCGTCGCCGAACTCATCACCTCGGCCACCATCGCCGTAGCCGCCGAAGTCCCCCTCGACCGCCTCTGGCACGCAGTCCCCTGCTTCCCGACCATCAGCGAGGTCTGGCTACGCCTCCTCGAGGCATACCGCGGCTGA
- a CDS encoding histone-like nucleoid-structuring protein Lsr2: protein MAKQVTVTLVDDFDGKSKADETVYFSIDGRDYEIDLSMKNAGKLREILEPWTANARKLGRVGRRGGGRARAAGNAEQTAAIRKWAQQHGHEISSRGRIPAKIIDAYHKAKK, encoded by the coding sequence ATGGCCAAGCAGGTGACCGTCACACTTGTCGACGACTTCGACGGCAAGTCCAAGGCGGACGAGACCGTGTATTTCTCGATCGACGGCCGGGACTACGAGATCGATCTGTCCATGAAGAACGCGGGCAAGCTTCGCGAAATCCTGGAACCGTGGACTGCCAACGCGCGCAAGCTCGGCCGCGTCGGGCGGCGCGGCGGCGGTAGGGCACGCGCGGCCGGAAACGCCGAGCAGACCGCCGCGATCCGGAAATGGGCGCAGCAGCACGGGCACGAAATCTCGAGCCGCGGCCGGATTCCGGCGAAGATCATCGACGCGTACCACAAGGCGAAGAAGTAG
- a CDS encoding MerR family transcriptional regulator, producing the protein MAEYRIDDLARAAGTTSRNVRAYQERGLLPAPTRRSGRALIYDDTHLARLKIIDALLQRGFTTAHIADFITSWETGKDLTEILGLQQAVTATWGTPEEPLEVPRELVDTVLSDGDGEPVDDTQLSRLAELDVVRMHGDTIEFVRPELLETFAQLNNYGFGLSGLIDLYTAVVSRLDDIARLMVLAAKDHIVAEHGPGWLPDSDAEIAETTAMLNRLRDLGARSARDGLDQALDRVLRSELSGYLETAAEKRFGVGTKDRHNVVGAAKKGADGKQH; encoded by the coding sequence ATGGCGGAATACCGCATCGACGATCTCGCCCGTGCCGCCGGCACGACCAGCCGCAATGTGCGCGCCTACCAGGAACGCGGCCTGCTGCCCGCGCCCACGCGGCGCAGCGGGCGCGCGCTCATCTACGACGACACCCACCTGGCCCGGCTGAAGATCATCGACGCGCTGCTGCAGCGCGGCTTCACCACCGCCCACATCGCCGACTTCATCACCAGCTGGGAAACCGGTAAAGATCTCACCGAGATCCTCGGCCTGCAGCAGGCCGTCACCGCCACCTGGGGCACCCCCGAGGAGCCGCTCGAGGTGCCGCGCGAACTGGTCGACACCGTCCTCAGCGACGGCGACGGCGAGCCGGTCGACGACACCCAGCTGTCCCGGCTCGCCGAACTGGACGTGGTCCGAATGCACGGGGACACCATCGAATTCGTGCGACCGGAACTGCTGGAGACCTTCGCCCAGCTGAACAACTACGGCTTCGGCCTGTCCGGGCTGATCGACCTGTACACCGCGGTGGTGAGCCGCCTCGACGACATCGCCCGGCTCATGGTGCTCGCGGCCAAGGACCATATCGTCGCCGAGCACGGCCCCGGCTGGCTCCCCGACTCCGATGCCGAGATTGCCGAGACCACCGCCATGCTCAACCGGCTGCGCGACCTCGGCGCCCGGTCCGCGCGCGACGGCCTGGACCAGGCCCTGGACCGGGTGCTCCGCAGCGAACTGAGCGGCTATCTGGAAACCGCCGCCGAAAAGCGATTCGGGGTCGGTACAAAAGACCGACACAATGTCGTCGGCGCGGCAAAGAAGGGTGCGGACGGAAAACAGCATTAG
- a CDS encoding flavin-containing monooxygenase — protein MTRPKARRVHGGDGARQVHGGDGARRVHGGDGAVLDVAIVGAGFAGIGTAIRLRQKGIGGFAIFERGDRVGGTWRDNTYPGAACDIPSRLYSYRFAPNPDWSQTYSGSAEILAYIERMVDRSGIRPHIRFGQTVTGVVFDEADGLWDITIAGRPGTVRARTVVLASGPLANPSLPAITGIDDYAGHTIHSARWDHDYDFTGKKVAVIGTGASAVQIIPELVRKAESVKVFQRTPGWVLPRVNRPTGDRTRQVYRHLPITQTLAREAWFWGHESVALGVVWNSPLTRLVESVALLHLRTQVRDPWLRRQLTPDFRAGCKRLLLSNDYYPALQQSNCTLITWPIARLSEHGIRTAEGIEHRADCIVFATGFDVSKTGTPIPVTGCDGRVLAEEWRRGAYAYKSVTVAGYPNLFLTFGPNSGPGHNSALVYMEAQIDYLTDAIGVLLARDLHSLEVRRDRQDRYNARLQRRLAATTWNSGCRSWYLTEDGFNATMYPGFGTQYTRQLATVDLADYVLTPRAAGHAPDADARISAALS, from the coding sequence ATGACCCGGCCAAAAGCACGCCGGGTGCACGGGGGAGACGGGGCACGCCAGGTGCACGGGGGAGACGGGGCACGCCGGGTGCACGGGGGAGACGGGGCTGTTCTCGACGTCGCGATCGTCGGGGCGGGCTTCGCCGGGATCGGCACCGCGATCCGGTTGCGGCAGAAGGGCATCGGCGGGTTCGCGATCTTCGAGCGCGGTGACCGGGTGGGCGGCACCTGGCGCGACAACACCTATCCCGGTGCGGCATGCGATATTCCGTCGCGGCTGTACTCCTACCGCTTCGCACCCAATCCCGACTGGTCGCAGACCTATTCGGGCAGCGCGGAGATCCTCGCCTACATCGAGCGCATGGTCGACCGATCGGGCATCCGGCCGCACATCCGCTTCGGGCAGACCGTGACGGGCGTGGTGTTCGACGAGGCGGACGGGCTGTGGGACATCACCATCGCCGGGCGGCCCGGCACGGTGCGGGCGCGCACGGTGGTGCTGGCCTCCGGCCCGCTGGCCAATCCCAGTCTCCCGGCCATCACCGGCATCGACGACTACGCGGGCCACACGATCCACAGCGCCCGCTGGGATCACGACTACGACTTCACCGGCAAGAAGGTCGCGGTGATCGGCACCGGCGCGAGCGCGGTGCAGATCATTCCCGAACTGGTGCGAAAGGCCGAGTCGGTCAAGGTGTTCCAGCGCACCCCCGGCTGGGTGCTGCCGCGCGTCAACCGGCCCACCGGCGATCGCACCCGGCAGGTCTACCGGCACCTGCCCATCACCCAGACGCTGGCGCGCGAGGCGTGGTTCTGGGGACACGAGTCCGTGGCGCTCGGCGTGGTCTGGAATTCCCCGCTCACCCGCCTGGTGGAATCGGTCGCCCTGCTGCACCTGCGCACCCAGGTGCGCGACCCGTGGCTGCGGCGGCAACTGACCCCGGATTTCCGGGCCGGATGTAAAAGACTGCTGCTGAGCAACGACTACTATCCCGCACTGCAGCAATCGAATTGCACACTGATCACCTGGCCGATCGCGCGGCTGTCCGAACACGGAATTCGCACCGCCGAGGGTATCGAACACCGCGCCGACTGCATCGTGTTCGCCACCGGATTCGACGTGTCCAAGACCGGCACGCCGATTCCCGTCACCGGCTGCGACGGCCGCGTGCTCGCCGAGGAATGGCGGCGCGGCGCCTACGCGTACAAGAGCGTGACGGTCGCCGGATATCCGAATCTGTTCCTCACCTTCGGGCCCAACTCCGGACCCGGACACAATTCCGCGCTGGTCTACATGGAGGCGCAGATCGACTATCTCACCGACGCCATCGGCGTGCTGCTCGCGCGCGATCTGCACAGCCTCGAGGTGCGCCGGGACCGCCAGGACCGCTACAACGCCCGGCTGCAACGCCGCCTCGCCGCCACCACCTGGAATTCGGGCTGCCGCAGCTGGTATCTCACCGAGGACGGTTTCAACGCCACCATGTATCCCGGATTCGGTACCCAGTACACCCGGCAATTGGCAACGGTCGACCTCGCCGACTACGTGCTGACCCCGCGCGCCGCCGGGCACGCGCCGGACGCCGACGCCCGAATCTCCGCCGCGCTGAGCTAA
- a CDS encoding reductase — protein sequence MSFDFDAMLAKIKGRQWALADIDWDAPGTELIDPELHAKLKPFMADLMWIENVGARGFAAMATKAPTATLREIYRYFHAEEQRHANAELALMRRWGMLDGDEIPEPNINVKLVIDFLDKYSDDMSLSFLGTVIPMLEVALDGALIKFVTDEIEDPVAQEVFKRINADESRHLATDYAVMELLGHATARKLAIDLVGGWIKPTFLIGVLSYIPLLNKMRDNIVAMGVDEEKLYAAMRRFKAVGERNPLANRVPMYRIVKMHGNWVINRDHPYHLFADAMVKLTARYPKRFLPPQPTWSKALTYEPTA from the coding sequence ATGTCCTTCGACTTCGACGCCATGTTGGCCAAGATCAAGGGCCGCCAGTGGGCCCTGGCCGACATCGACTGGGACGCACCGGGAACCGAGCTCATCGACCCCGAACTGCACGCCAAGCTGAAGCCGTTCATGGCCGACCTGATGTGGATCGAGAACGTGGGCGCCCGCGGATTCGCCGCCATGGCCACCAAGGCGCCCACCGCGACCCTGCGCGAGATCTACCGCTACTTCCACGCCGAGGAGCAGCGGCACGCCAATGCCGAACTGGCGCTGATGCGGCGCTGGGGAATGCTCGACGGCGACGAGATCCCGGAGCCGAACATCAACGTGAAGCTCGTCATCGACTTTCTGGACAAGTACTCCGACGATATGTCGCTGTCGTTCCTGGGCACCGTCATTCCCATGCTCGAGGTGGCGCTGGACGGCGCGCTGATCAAATTCGTCACCGACGAGATCGAGGACCCGGTGGCGCAGGAGGTGTTCAAGCGCATCAACGCCGACGAATCCCGGCATCTGGCCACCGATTACGCGGTCATGGAACTGCTCGGCCACGCCACCGCCCGCAAGCTGGCGATCGACCTGGTCGGCGGCTGGATCAAACCCACGTTCCTCATCGGCGTGCTCAGCTACATTCCGCTGCTGAACAAGATGCGCGACAACATCGTCGCCATGGGTGTCGACGAGGAGAAGCTGTACGCGGCGATGCGGCGGTTCAAGGCCGTCGGCGAACGCAACCCGCTCGCCAACCGGGTGCCCATGTACCGGATCGTGAAGATGCACGGCAACTGGGTGATCAACCGCGACCACCCCTACCACCTGTTCGCCGACGCCATGGTGAAGCTCACCGCGCGCTACCCGAAACGCTTCCTGCCGCCCCAGCCCACCTGGTCGAAGGCCCTGACCTACGAGCCGACGGCATGA
- a CDS encoding SDR family NAD(P)-dependent oxidoreductase yields MSILDTVRSALRGSGRTYGARAVVTGAGSGIGRAFALELAGRGGEVLCADIDRDRAEATVRQIERVHGRPAHPAVCDVSRRADMESLALHAELVFHGAPTLVVNNAGVGIGGKPVGDIGLDDWQWALGINLWGVVHGCELFAPQLRAAGRGGIINVASAAGFAAAPNMAAYNVSKAAVVSLSETMAAELAGSGVAVTVLCPTFVKTNVVADGRITSASSRLADNLMRWTGFSPERVARVALDAHDHGRLYVLPQPDAQLVWHLKRHFPTLYAHALGTVNRLLPQDDSAPAPIGASSTTTGV; encoded by the coding sequence ATGAGCATTCTCGACACCGTGCGCTCCGCGTTGCGCGGCTCGGGCCGCACCTACGGCGCGCGGGCGGTGGTCACCGGCGCGGGCAGCGGCATCGGCCGCGCCTTCGCGCTGGAGCTGGCCGGCCGCGGCGGCGAGGTGCTCTGCGCCGACATCGACCGCGACCGCGCCGAGGCCACTGTGCGCCAGATCGAGCGCGTGCACGGCCGCCCCGCCCACCCCGCCGTCTGCGACGTCTCCCGGCGCGCCGATATGGAAAGCCTGGCCCTGCACGCGGAGCTGGTCTTCCACGGCGCGCCCACCCTGGTGGTCAACAACGCCGGGGTCGGCATCGGCGGAAAACCGGTGGGCGACATCGGTCTCGACGACTGGCAGTGGGCGCTCGGCATCAACCTGTGGGGCGTCGTGCACGGCTGCGAGCTGTTCGCGCCGCAGCTGCGGGCGGCCGGGCGCGGCGGCATCATCAACGTCGCCTCCGCGGCGGGTTTCGCCGCCGCCCCGAACATGGCCGCCTACAACGTCTCCAAGGCCGCGGTCGTGTCGCTGTCGGAGACCATGGCGGCCGAACTGGCGGGCAGCGGCGTCGCGGTCACCGTGCTGTGCCCCACCTTCGTGAAGACCAATGTCGTCGCCGACGGTCGCATCACCTCGGCGTCGTCCCGGTTGGCGGACAACCTGATGCGCTGGACCGGCTTCTCCCCGGAGCGGGTCGCGCGCGTGGCCCTCGACGCGCACGACCACGGCCGCCTCTACGTCCTGCCGCAGCCGGACGCCCAGCTCGTCTGGCACCTCAAGCGGCATTTCCCCACCCTCTACGCGCACGCCCTCGGGACCGTGAATCGACTGCTGCCGCAGGACGATTCGGCACCGGCGCCCATCGGCGCGAGCAGCACCACGACGGGAGTCTGA
- a CDS encoding alpha/beta hydrolase → MTTSGSASTPSSAAAWPVPTSASPRARLAATASVLGLRQVNALLPNNRAGIRIGRGLIAAVMAAGGPTLPGTHVTPVRADGVRGEWVRAAGVEHGDRAIYYIHGSGYVVCSARTHRGLASRLSRRTGLPVFVLDYRLAPEHPFPAAADDVAAGYRWLLAHGYRARDLVIGGDSAGCHLSLDLLLQNHDSAVPQPAGVFMFSPLLDPTLTLAAERDRRRPDPMAPAWVGRRMIAHYTATAPAGSPRLRLTVPPGAPLPPLYIQASAGEMLAGDARQLHDMAVAAGVRCDLELWPGRIHVFQALPLLVPEAVPALRRTADFVAGAFARADTDIRQQVS, encoded by the coding sequence ATGACGACATCAGGGTCAGCGTCGACCCCCTCGTCGGCGGCGGCGTGGCCGGTTCCCACCTCGGCCTCGCCCCGGGCGCGGCTTGCCGCGACGGCGTCGGTGCTGGGGTTACGGCAGGTCAATGCGCTACTTCCGAACAATCGAGCCGGGATCCGGATCGGGCGGGGACTGATCGCGGCGGTCATGGCGGCGGGCGGTCCCACCCTGCCGGGCACGCACGTCACGCCCGTCCGGGCCGACGGCGTGCGCGGCGAATGGGTGCGGGCCGCGGGCGTCGAGCACGGCGACCGCGCGATCTACTACATCCACGGCAGCGGGTACGTGGTCTGCTCGGCGCGCACGCATCGGGGGCTGGCGTCGCGGCTGTCGCGGCGCACCGGGCTGCCGGTGTTCGTGCTCGACTACCGCCTCGCGCCCGAGCACCCGTTCCCGGCGGCGGCCGACGACGTGGCGGCGGGCTACCGGTGGCTGCTCGCGCACGGCTACCGCGCCCGGGACCTGGTCATCGGCGGCGATTCCGCGGGCTGCCACCTGTCGCTGGATCTGCTGCTGCAGAACCATGATTCGGCGGTGCCGCAACCGGCGGGGGTGTTCATGTTCTCGCCGCTGCTCGATCCGACCCTCACCCTCGCGGCGGAGCGCGATCGCCGCCGACCCGATCCCATGGCCCCCGCGTGGGTCGGGCGTCGCATGATCGCGCACTACACCGCCACCGCACCCGCCGGCTCGCCGCGCCTGCGGCTCACCGTCCCGCCCGGCGCGCCGCTGCCGCCGCTCTACATCCAGGCCAGCGCGGGGGAGATGCTCGCCGGCGACGCGCGGCAGCTGCACGATATGGCCGTCGCGGCGGGCGTGCGCTGCGATCTCGAGCTGTGGCCCGGCCGCATCCACGTCTTCCAGGCGCTGCCCCTGCTCGTCCCCGAGGCTGTGCCCGCGCTGCGGCGCACCGCCGATTTCGTCGCCGGGGCATTCGCCCGGGCGGACACCGACATTCGACAGCAGGTGAGCTGA